A window of Zingiber officinale cultivar Zhangliang chromosome 5A, Zo_v1.1, whole genome shotgun sequence contains these coding sequences:
- the LOC121979627 gene encoding protein FAR1-RELATED SEQUENCE 5-like, translated as MKISIQKKSKFTVVQFVKEHNHYLSSPNKTHLYRSHRNISFSAAKQIEIASDVGIPPKASHDLMVRQVGGRENLGFIPEDYKNYLRSKRTINMRVGDTGDVLEYLQKMQFDDPNFFYAIQVDEDDLITNIFWSDAKMRADYANFGDVICFDTTYRKNNEGRPIALFVGVNHHKQSILFGAALLYDETSLTFEWLFDTLTRAMGEKKPTTILTDQDAAMAKALASRWPETHHRLCIWHIYQNAAIHLSGVFSQFRDFAKDFASCVYDFDEEEDFISAWNLMLTKYSLEDNDWLRRMYNKKEKWALVYGRQMFCADMTTTQRSESMNSIVKKYVTYKHKFLDFFNHFQRLLDDRRYEELKADFRSNTTVPYLIFPIEILKYASEIYTPEVYKCFQQEWCLSHDSSLEICEDVDAFTKYKVTPHKKRNLHIVTLYKKSEKIECSCRKYEFAGILCSHILKIFTWNNIMKIPSEYVLKRWTRKAKIGYFGVYDSMANNASFDPKVLQNMRYKHLCGLNVQLITKAAERDDTYNVVKDAMLSLCKMVDDKLQFNESNVQQSKVSQESLQFDYGEGNSTGVKGIKTKNKTVSSKRLKGGLEKISRKGKATRKINQASTTDVDQTISSMPIVQYDQINHQLINSVPTIGSSVDSVSMTETQFPPLLASQLSQVHQSSHLGYLPTNYLP; from the exons ATGAAGATTAGTATTCAAAAAAAAAGCAAGTTTACTGTGGTGCAAtttgttaaagagcataatcattatctcTCAAGTCCAAACAAAACTCACCTCTATAGAAGTCATAGAAATATATCTTTTTCTGCAGCGAAACAGATTGAGATTGCAAGTGATGTGGGAATCCCCCCAaaagcatctcatgatcttatggtgaGACAAGTAGGTGGGAGGGAGAATTTAGGATTTATTCCTGAGGATTACAAAAACTACTTGCGATCCAAAAGAACAATAAATATGAGAGTTGGGGATACAGGGGATGTATTGGAGTATTTGCAGAAAATGCAGTTTGATGATCCTAATTTTTTCTATGctattcaagttgatgaagatgatttgattactaatattttttggtCTGATGCTAAGATGAGAGCTGATTATGCTAATTTTGGAGATGTTATTTGCTTTGACACAACCTACAGAAAGAACAATGAAGGTCGGCCAATTGCGTTATTTGTAGGTGTTAATCATCATAAACAATCGATACTTTTTGGTGcagctttattatatgatgaaaccAGTTTGACTTTTGAGTGGTTGTTTGATACATTAACTAGAGCTATGGGTGAGAAAAAACCAACTACTATTCTTACAGATCAAGATGCAGCAATGGCAAAGGCATTAGCTTCCAGATGGCCTGAAACACATCATCGTTTGTGCATTTGGCACATTTATCAAAATGCCGCCATACATTTGAGTGGAGTTTTCTCTCAATTTAGAGACTTTGCTAAAGATTTTGCTTCATGTGTgtatgattttgatgaagaggaagattttatttcagcTTGGAATTTGATGTTGACTAAGTATTCACTTGAAGACAATGATTGGTTGAGACGCATGTACAACAAAAAGGAAAAATGGGCTTTAGTATATGGACGGCAAATGTTTTGCGCAGATatgactacaacccaaagaagtgagagcatgaatagTATTGTGAAAAAGTATGTGACTTATAAACATAAGTTTTTAGACTTCTTCAATCACTTCCAAAGACTCCTTGATGATCGTCGATATGAGGAATTAAAAGCAGATTTTAGATCAAATACAACAGTTCCATATTTAATCTTTCCAATTGAGATTCTAAAGTATGCTAGTGAAATTTATACTCCTGAGGTatacaagtgttttcaacaagaGTGGTGCTTATCTCATGATTCAAGTTTAGAAATTTGTGAGGATGTTGATGCATTTACAAAATATAAAGTTACTCCTCACAAAAAGAGAAACTTGCATATAGTTACACTTTATAAGAAGTCTGAAAAAATTGAGTGTAGTTGCAGAAAATATGAATTTGCTGGAATTTTGTGTTCTCATATTCTGAAAATATTTACTTGGAATAATATCATGAAGATCCCAAGTGAGTATGTATTGAAAAGGTGGACAAGAAAAGCAAAAATTGGATATTTTGGAGTTTATGATTCAATGGCCAACAATGCTAGTTTCGATCCAAAAGTACTTCAAAACATGCGATACAAACATTTGTGTGGGTTGAATGTTCAATTGATTACCAAGGCAGCGGAAAGGGATGACACTTACAATGTTGTTAAAGATGCCATGTTGAGCTTGTGTAAGATGGTGGATGATAAGTTACAATTCAATGAATCAAATGTCCAACAATCAAAAGTGAGCCAAGAATCCTTGCAATTTGATTATGGTGAAGGGAACTCTACAGGAGTGAAAGGAATTAAAACAAAGAATAAAACGGTCTCAAGTAAAAGGTTGAAAGGTGGGTTAGAGAAGAtttcaaggaaaggaaaagcaACGAGGAAAATAAACCAAGCTTCAACGACT GATGTAGATCAAACTATTTCCAGCATGCCCATCGTACAATATGACCAGATCAATCATCAA cTTATAAATTCTGTGCCAACAATTGGTAGCTCTGTTGATAGTGTGAGTATGACTGAGACTCAATTTCCACCATTATTAGCATCACAACTTTCACAg GTGCATCAATCATCTCATCTTGGTTATCTTCCAACAAATTATTTACCGTAA